In Salinigranum marinum, one DNA window encodes the following:
- a CDS encoding DUF7561 family protein, translating to MGVQRCDGCGSKVRIGGGIGDFWTFAGESSGGIDLELADGTDHFLCFDCVERLPEERDATEADVAALSEDAAGDANER from the coding sequence ATGGGCGTACAACGCTGCGACGGCTGCGGCTCCAAGGTCAGAATCGGCGGCGGCATCGGCGACTTCTGGACGTTCGCGGGCGAGTCCTCCGGTGGGATCGACCTCGAACTCGCCGACGGCACCGATCACTTCCTCTGCTTCGACTGCGTCGAGCGACTCCCCGAAGAGCGCGACGCCACCGAAGCGGACGTCGCCGCTCTGTCCGAGGACGCCGCCGGCGACGCCAACGAACGCTAG
- a CDS encoding NAD(P)-dependent oxidoreductase has translation METVLVTGGRGRSGRWLVDRLAGDYDVVCVDYDQPGFEVAERAHVDFRAADLTDRGDAFDLLSEIDPDAVVHWAAIPAPTRHPGGRVFETNVLAAYNALTAAGRVGARTVWASSESTYGWAFAREKALPETLPITESHPQRPEDPYGTSKVAGEAVAKMVARRYDVPVTSIRPSWIQYPGEYACRDVADEGLEGGAGNFWSYVDVRDVASLVASALAWDGTGHEAVHAAAADNYLDRPTVDAVEAFFGGLPDDCAVEGDESALSTATARDRFGWTPAHSWRDAADEDVPEPSLLAE, from the coding sequence ATGGAGACCGTACTCGTCACCGGTGGCCGGGGTCGGTCGGGCCGCTGGCTCGTCGACCGCCTCGCCGGCGACTACGACGTCGTCTGCGTCGACTACGACCAGCCTGGCTTCGAGGTGGCCGAGCGCGCCCACGTCGACTTCCGCGCGGCGGACCTCACGGACAGGGGGGACGCGTTCGACCTCCTCTCGGAGATCGACCCCGACGCTGTCGTCCACTGGGCGGCGATCCCGGCACCGACGCGACACCCCGGCGGGCGGGTGTTCGAGACGAACGTCCTCGCGGCGTACAACGCCCTCACGGCGGCCGGGCGCGTCGGTGCGCGGACCGTCTGGGCCTCCTCGGAGTCCACCTACGGCTGGGCGTTCGCCCGCGAGAAGGCGCTCCCCGAGACGCTCCCGATCACTGAATCGCACCCACAGCGCCCCGAAGACCCCTACGGCACCTCGAAGGTCGCCGGCGAGGCGGTCGCGAAGATGGTCGCTCGGCGGTACGACGTCCCCGTCACCTCGATCCGCCCGTCGTGGATCCAGTACCCCGGCGAGTACGCCTGCCGCGACGTGGCCGACGAGGGCCTGGAAGGCGGCGCGGGCAACTTCTGGTCGTACGTCGACGTCCGCGACGTCGCCTCGCTCGTGGCGAGCGCGCTCGCGTGGGACGGGACGGGTCACGAGGCGGTCCACGCCGCGGCCGCGGACAACTACCTCGACCGTCCCACCGTCGACGCCGTCGAGGCGTTCTTCGGCGGGCTACCCGACGACTGCGCCGTCGAGGGCGACGAGTCGGCGCTCTCGACCGCGACCGCCCGCGACCGCTTCGGCTGGACGCCCGCGCACTCGTGGCGCGACGCCGCCGACGAGGACGTGCCCGAGCCGTCGCTGTTGGCGGAGTGA
- a CDS encoding ATP-dependent DNA helicase codes for MDPARIVDEFPAPAYRGAQERALRDIRDAFAAGNDVVLVRAPTGSGKSLLARAICGAAATVEESRPRDATDAYYTTPQVSQLDDVAADSLLDDFQVIRGKRNYNCILDGEEDTPVNQAPCARQRGFDCPVKHRCPYYSARAIASNRRIAAMTLAYFMQTAGSDVFRKRDVVVIDEAHGLAEWAEMYATIDLTPRTVPVWDDLRVPAVSDAEDPLERTVKFADALVGTCTRAKDALLAKSELSPDEAARRDRLQELISELKWFVDDARDPRSPTTWVVDQPDGAGSSIRIKPLDPARYLKHTVWDRGNRFALLSATILNKAAFCRGVGLDPDRVALVDVPHTFPLEHRPLYDVTQGKMTYDHRDETIPKIARLLVRLLSEHPDEKGLVHCHSYHIQERLHDRLAGMGVGARVHAHDRDDRDAALTRWKERSDPDLFLSVKMEEALDLKGELCRWQVICKAPYLNTSDSRVARRLEDGQWAWYHRAALRTVIQACGRVVRAPDDYGATYLADSSLLDLFDRARTDLPPWFSEQVDAMCVPDLPAFDPASALAGVDAAPTPGRVERGSRGSRGSSASSNSGSTSPGSASSSTSSTSSSAPSSSSSSSSSSSDDGRRHPLSDVWGE; via the coding sequence GTGGATCCCGCCCGCATCGTCGACGAGTTCCCCGCGCCCGCCTACCGGGGCGCGCAGGAACGGGCACTGCGTGACATCCGCGACGCCTTCGCCGCCGGTAACGACGTCGTGTTGGTCCGCGCGCCGACCGGGAGCGGGAAGTCCCTCCTGGCGCGCGCCATCTGCGGTGCCGCGGCGACCGTCGAGGAGTCCAGACCCAGGGACGCGACGGACGCGTACTACACCACGCCGCAGGTCTCCCAGCTCGACGACGTCGCCGCCGACTCCCTACTCGACGACTTCCAGGTCATCCGGGGCAAACGGAACTACAACTGCATCCTCGACGGGGAGGAGGATACCCCCGTGAACCAGGCACCCTGTGCCCGCCAGCGGGGGTTCGACTGCCCGGTCAAACACCGCTGTCCGTACTACTCCGCGCGCGCAATCGCCTCGAACAGACGGATCGCGGCGATGACGCTCGCGTACTTCATGCAGACCGCGGGATCGGACGTCTTCCGCAAGCGGGACGTCGTGGTGATCGACGAGGCCCACGGCCTGGCGGAGTGGGCCGAGATGTACGCCACGATCGATCTCACCCCGCGGACGGTCCCCGTCTGGGACGACCTCCGCGTGCCCGCCGTTTCCGACGCCGAGGACCCCCTCGAACGCACGGTGAAGTTTGCCGACGCGCTCGTCGGCACGTGCACGCGGGCGAAGGATGCGCTCCTCGCGAAGTCGGAACTGTCGCCCGACGAGGCGGCCCGCCGCGACCGCCTGCAGGAACTCATCTCCGAGTTGAAGTGGTTCGTCGACGACGCCCGCGACCCGCGGTCGCCGACGACGTGGGTCGTCGACCAGCCCGACGGGGCCGGGTCCTCGATACGGATCAAACCCCTCGACCCCGCGCGCTACCTGAAACACACCGTCTGGGACCGCGGCAACCGGTTCGCTCTGCTGTCGGCGACGATCCTCAACAAGGCGGCGTTCTGCCGCGGCGTGGGACTCGACCCCGACCGGGTCGCGCTCGTCGACGTCCCGCACACCTTCCCCCTGGAACACCGGCCGCTGTACGACGTGACCCAGGGGAAGATGACGTACGACCACCGCGACGAGACGATCCCGAAGATCGCACGCCTGCTCGTCCGTCTTTTAAGTGAGCATCCCGACGAGAAAGGGCTCGTTCACTGTCACTCCTACCACATTCAGGAGCGTCTCCACGACCGCCTCGCGGGGATGGGCGTCGGGGCGCGGGTCCACGCACACGACCGCGACGACCGGGACGCGGCGTTGACCCGATGGAAGGAGCGTTCGGATCCCGACCTGTTCCTCTCGGTGAAGATGGAGGAGGCGCTCGACCTCAAGGGCGAGCTCTGCCGGTGGCAGGTCATCTGTAAGGCGCCGTATCTCAACACCTCGGACTCGCGGGTCGCGCGCCGACTCGAAGACGGCCAGTGGGCGTGGTACCACCGCGCCGCGCTCCGGACGGTGATCCAGGCGTGTGGGCGGGTCGTCCGCGCGCCCGACGACTACGGCGCGACGTATCTGGCGGATTCGAGCCTCCTCGACCTGTTCGACCGCGCGCGGACCGACCTCCCGCCGTGGTTCAGCGAGCAGGTCGACGCGATGTGTGTCCCGGACCTCCCCGCGTTCGACCCGGCCAGCGCGCTCGCCGGCGTCGACGCCGCGCCCACGCCGGGACGCGTCGAGCGCGGGTCACGGGGATCGCGGGGGTCGTCCGCGTCGTCGAACTCGGGTTCCACCTCTCCCGGGTCCGCATCCTCGTCCACGTCGTCGACGTCGTCTTCTGCTCCCTCTTCGTCATCGTCCTCGTCGTCCTCGTCGTCCGACGACGGCCGCCGTCACCCGCTATCGGACGTCTGGGGCGAGTGA
- a CDS encoding phosphoribosyltransferase, translating to MFADRTDAGERLADRLVSEGIEADVVLAIPRGGLPVGRAVADRLGAPLDVVVAVKVGAPGNPELAVGAVAGDGSVWTNDDLVARLGVDDEYLKTEQANRQAAASQKVRQYRGGDPLPPLAGKQAVVVDDGLATGATALACVRQVQAAGAEAVVLAVPVASPDSAARVRDEGATVVAVDTPELFGAVGQYYRDFRQVRDAEALSYLDDPDEANGPNGTDETDA from the coding sequence ATGTTCGCTGACAGGACCGATGCGGGCGAGCGACTCGCCGACCGGCTCGTGAGCGAGGGCATCGAGGCCGACGTGGTGTTGGCCATCCCGCGCGGCGGCCTCCCGGTGGGTCGAGCGGTCGCGGACCGACTCGGCGCGCCGCTGGACGTGGTCGTGGCGGTGAAAGTCGGCGCGCCGGGCAACCCCGAACTCGCCGTCGGCGCGGTCGCCGGCGACGGGAGCGTCTGGACGAACGACGACCTCGTCGCCCGACTCGGCGTCGACGACGAGTACCTGAAGACGGAACAGGCGAACAGACAGGCCGCCGCCTCGCAGAAGGTTCGGCAGTACCGGGGCGGCGACCCGCTCCCGCCGCTGGCGGGCAAGCAGGCCGTCGTCGTCGACGACGGTCTCGCGACGGGGGCGACGGCGCTCGCGTGCGTCCGGCAGGTGCAGGCGGCCGGTGCCGAGGCCGTGGTGCTCGCGGTGCCGGTCGCGTCGCCCGACTCCGCGGCGCGGGTCCGCGACGAGGGCGCGACCGTCGTCGCGGTCGACACACCCGAGCTGTTCGGTGCCGTCGGGCAGTACTACCGCGACTTCCGACAGGTGCGCGACGCGGAGGCGCTGTCGTATCTCGACGATCCAGACGAGGCCAACGGGCCCAACGGAACTGACGAGACCGACGCGTGA
- the pspAB gene encoding PspA-associated protein PspAB, whose product MGLFDSLRSVLGVSAEADATRAADPEDLFGMSTAYLTMEADLGLPSAGEAALCFSNVDSTDFASTVEEVETILDAGQEETGTKHWRHSDDYGYHWFVLSDSDPEDLVTSVHFAADEFVERGYGSRLLAALFAFEGDQGYVYWVYSFRRGAYYPFAPTGTSSRDSKREFKLQSVLDGELAVEGDEGYWYPLWPDRAGQHPWE is encoded by the coding sequence ATGGGCCTGTTCGACTCGCTTCGCTCCGTCCTGGGCGTGAGCGCCGAGGCCGACGCGACCCGCGCAGCCGACCCCGAGGACCTCTTCGGGATGTCGACGGCCTACCTCACGATGGAGGCCGACCTCGGCCTCCCCTCAGCCGGAGAGGCCGCCCTCTGTTTCTCGAACGTCGACTCCACCGACTTCGCGTCGACCGTCGAGGAAGTCGAGACCATCCTCGACGCCGGCCAGGAAGAGACCGGAACGAAACACTGGCGCCACAGCGACGACTACGGCTACCACTGGTTCGTGCTCAGCGATTCGGACCCCGAAGACCTCGTTACCTCCGTGCACTTCGCGGCCGACGAGTTCGTCGAGCGCGGTTACGGCTCGCGACTGCTGGCGGCGCTGTTCGCGTTCGAGGGGGACCAGGGGTACGTCTACTGGGTCTACTCCTTCCGGCGGGGGGCATACTACCCGTTCGCCCCGACGGGGACCAGTTCGCGCGACTCGAAACGGGAGTTCAAACTCCAGTCCGTGCTGGACGGCGAACTCGCGGTCGAAGGCGACGAGGGTTACTGGTACCCGCTCTGGCCCGACCGCGCCGGCCAGCATCCGTGGGAGTGA
- the htpX gene encoding zinc metalloprotease HtpX yields the protein MQWKPDWGLRGRMALTMFLLFALYIIFVGVLSLYFGRLLPVVAFMGIFLLGQFFFSDKLALYSMGAHVVEEDEADTEMRKVHRMVSRLSQQADLPKPKVAVADTSIPNAFAAGRSRKSSTVCVTRGILRSLDDDELEGVLAHELAHIKNRDVMVMTIASFLSTLAFLIVRWGWFLGGNRERGGAPVIVAILVSLVVWIVSFLLIRTLSRYREFAADRGGAVITGKPSALASALLTIEGRMDRVPKEDLREQSEMNAFFVIPIKGDFIGRVFSTHPSTDRRVERLRELEREMEA from the coding sequence ATGCAGTGGAAACCAGACTGGGGGCTCCGCGGTCGGATGGCTCTCACCATGTTCCTGCTGTTCGCCCTCTACATCATCTTCGTCGGCGTGTTGAGCCTCTACTTCGGGAGGCTCCTGCCCGTCGTCGCGTTCATGGGGATCTTCCTCCTCGGACAGTTCTTCTTCAGCGATAAGCTCGCGCTGTACAGCATGGGCGCACACGTCGTCGAGGAAGACGAGGCCGACACGGAGATGCGGAAGGTTCACCGCATGGTCTCACGCCTGTCCCAGCAGGCCGACCTGCCCAAGCCGAAGGTAGCGGTCGCCGACACCTCGATTCCGAACGCGTTCGCCGCCGGGCGCTCGCGGAAGAGTTCGACCGTCTGCGTCACGCGCGGCATCCTCCGGAGCCTCGACGACGACGAACTCGAAGGCGTCCTCGCACACGAACTTGCCCACATCAAGAACCGCGACGTGATGGTGATGACCATCGCGTCGTTCCTCTCGACGCTCGCGTTCTTGATCGTGCGCTGGGGCTGGTTCCTCGGCGGGAATCGCGAACGGGGCGGCGCGCCCGTCATCGTCGCCATCCTGGTCTCGCTGGTGGTGTGGATTGTCTCGTTCCTGCTGATCCGCACCCTCTCGCGGTACCGCGAGTTCGCCGCCGACCGCGGCGGAGCGGTCATCACCGGCAAGCCCTCGGCGCTCGCCTCGGCGTTGTTGACCATCGAGGGTCGGATGGACCGCGTCCCCAAGGAGGACCTGCGCGAGCAGTCGGAGATGAACGCCTTCTTCGTCATCCCGATCAAGGGCGACTTCATCGGCCGGGTGTTCTCGACGCACCCCTCCACGGACAGGCGAGTCGAACGGCTCCGCGAACTGGAGCGGGAGATGGAAGCGTAG
- a CDS encoding 60S ribosomal export protein NMD3, translating into MTDAESREFCPRCGDPVPDRSEPLPGQPRERDAVLCNACYFADFDLVDAPERIEVQVCSSCGAVQRGNRWVDVGAQDYTDVAVDEVTAALGVHLNAEDVRWGVEAEQVDENTIRMHCSFSGVVRGTHVEEAVTVPVLIARGTCNRCGRIAGGYYAALVQVRADDRTPTSEERSRAVEIAEAYIAEREATGDRNAFISDVSEEDDGVDIKISTNQMGGGVAKRITRELGGNVEEYPTLVTEDGDGNEVYRVTFAVRLPRYPPGTVVDPEDGDGPVLVRSARRRLKGVRLATGESYEAAFDEGIAPDARRLGTRSDGAETTVVTVEDDHAVQLLDPETYEAKTVPRPDYFDPSAETVRVLKSRAGLHILPGSTDEDDEDGPA; encoded by the coding sequence ATGACCGACGCGGAGTCCCGCGAGTTCTGCCCCCGCTGTGGCGACCCGGTCCCCGACCGTTCCGAGCCGCTCCCGGGCCAGCCACGCGAGCGGGACGCGGTGCTCTGTAACGCCTGTTACTTCGCCGACTTCGACCTCGTCGACGCGCCCGAGCGCATCGAGGTCCAGGTCTGTTCGAGCTGTGGGGCGGTCCAGCGCGGGAACCGCTGGGTGGACGTGGGCGCACAGGACTACACCGACGTCGCCGTCGACGAGGTGACCGCGGCGCTCGGCGTCCACCTCAACGCCGAGGACGTCCGGTGGGGCGTCGAGGCCGAGCAGGTCGACGAGAACACGATCCGGATGCACTGTAGTTTCTCGGGCGTCGTCCGCGGCACGCACGTCGAGGAGGCGGTCACCGTCCCGGTGCTGATCGCCCGGGGGACGTGCAACCGCTGTGGGCGCATCGCGGGCGGCTACTACGCCGCGCTCGTCCAGGTGCGGGCCGACGACCGGACGCCGACGTCAGAGGAGCGCTCGCGCGCGGTGGAGATCGCCGAGGCGTACATCGCCGAACGGGAGGCGACGGGCGACCGCAACGCGTTCATCTCCGACGTCTCGGAGGAGGACGACGGCGTCGACATCAAGATCTCGACGAACCAGATGGGGGGCGGCGTCGCCAAACGGATCACGCGCGAACTCGGGGGGAACGTCGAGGAGTACCCGACGCTCGTGACCGAGGACGGCGACGGCAACGAAGTGTACCGAGTAACGTTCGCGGTGCGACTCCCGCGGTACCCGCCGGGGACCGTCGTCGACCCCGAGGACGGCGACGGACCGGTCCTCGTCCGGAGCGCCCGCCGGCGGCTGAAGGGCGTCCGGCTCGCGACGGGCGAGAGCTACGAGGCGGCGTTCGACGAGGGGATCGCACCGGACGCCCGTCGGCTCGGCACGCGGTCGGACGGCGCGGAGACCACCGTCGTCACCGTCGAGGACGACCACGCGGTGCAGCTCCTCGACCCCGAGACGTACGAGGCGAAGACGGTCCCACGCCCGGACTACTTCGATCCGTCGGCCGAGACGGTGCGGGTGCTCAAGAGTCGCGCTGGATTACACATCCTCCCCGGCTCGACCGACGAGGACGACGAAGACGGGCCGGCGTAG
- a CDS encoding UPF0175 family protein, translated as MHTHALTTALTLYRSGTLSLTQAAHRAGCSESEMVRSLGRHGIAVREAFVSHAAAKNRSASAD; from the coding sequence ATGCACACACACGCCCTCACAACGGCGCTGACCCTGTACCGCAGCGGAACCCTCTCGCTGACACAGGCGGCACACCGTGCCGGCTGCTCGGAGTCCGAGATGGTCCGGTCGCTCGGCAGGCACGGCATCGCCGTTCGGGAAGCGTTCGTCTCACACGCGGCCGCGAAGAACCGGTCCGCCAGCGCCGACTGA